GTCTGCAAAACCTGTCAAAGGTCACCGTCCCCCGAGCCCTCTACAGCAgtcaggtgggggaggggtagcCACCAAGCCTCGAGGGCGTCCAGGAGTGgagtgagcagcagcagcagcagcagcagcggctcACAGCGGTGGTGGAGCCGTTAGAAGTGACTCAACCAGAAAGTGCGTTTGCAGTGACGCCCACTGGGCCCCACAGCCAAACCTCAAAAAGACGAAGTGAGAGAGACACAGGCCCGTGGGGGCTGGGCCAGAGGTGGAGGCCTAGTGCAGAGCTGGCCTGGCCAAATAAGGGCAAATGTTCTCCAGAGACCAATGGAGCCTGAGTGTCAGTGTCATGGGGCTGTGGTTCCAAGAGGGGGAGGTGAGAGGCTGGGGACAAATGGAGGTaggagatgggggcaggggatCCAGGCCCTCCTCCTCTAGGGGTCTGAGGATTTGTGAACACAGTGGGGGCATTAAGGGCCCCACTCCCAAAGGGACCTTGGTGCTGAGGTCTGGAGACTTGCGGTCACACTCCCCCAGCTCCACCTGCCTGCTGGGgttccaggaggcagaagcaacaCGTGGAGGGTtgccctccccaaccctgcccctgcccccagggTGGACATCAGTTCAATCCTGGATCCCGGTACCTCTAAGCGGGTAGAGGAGGAGCTTGCCCATTCCAGGGACAAGCCTGCCTCATCTTCCCCAGCGGAGGCCTGGATTCCAGGTCATGCCCCACCTCTCTGTCTGAGACCCGCCCtccatcttcctgcttctctaGGGTGCAGGGCTGAGGAAGTGAGTCTACTCAGCGGCCCAGAGAAAGTGCTGCAGCTGCCGTCCTGGGCTGAGGAAGGTGCCAGCTTGTCTCGGGGCTTTGTATCACTCCATTGTCCCGGGGTCATCCAGTCCCTGCTAGGACCAGAGCTCTTGAGGAAACTAGGTTGTTACTGGCACCCTCTCCCTCCCAGAGCTCTTTCCCCTGCCAAGTATGGGTTTGTGCTCCCCTCTCTGCTTTTGCCATTCGGTCACCCAGGGAATGATCAACAGTTACCACCATCGCCATAACCACCATACTTTTCTGACTAATGGCCCTACAGAGATCACTCTCAGGTATTTTTCCAAAGCAAAAAAGGATTCAGAGGGTGGCAGGTGCTGGGTttgaggagcaggaaggagggacAACTAGAAAGCAGCTGGGGGTCCCGCTTTGGTGACTGAAGCCCCCCCCCAGTTTGCTATGTAGTACAGAATCAGGGTCTCCGTTTTCAGGGGGACGTACACGTATGGAAACAACCCAGAGAGCTCTGGAAAAGGGCCTGCTAGCTCCTGACATACGGGCACAGGCATCCACCAGCCATGGGAGGGACCCAAGGAGAGCTCCGTGGGTCTCAAGTCCTGACATACGGGCACAGGCATCCACCAGCCATGGGAGGGACCCAAGGAGAGCTCCATGGGTCTCAAGTCCTCTGCGTCACGCTGCCTGACCTCTAAGGGACTGTTGAGATGTTGTGTCAAAACTCAAAGGCCCCTCAGTCTTCATCGCAGTCCCCAGGATCTAGACACCTTGGTGACAAAAGCATAGTGTAGTTTGCTGTGCACTTGGTTCCTGTTTCCCGGGACACTCGCGGAGCACGACAGCACCTTGAGGTCGAAAGCTCTGAGCCAAATTTGGACAACACACCTCACCGCGGTGGTTCCTCTTGGAGTAGGCCAGTATGGTCTGGCCCTGTCACTCATAAGGTGGTGGCCTTACTATGATTCCACCAGCCCCAAGGTTCTGACTTTCGCGCCGCTGGAGGCTTCTACGCCCAGCCAAAGGCCCAGGCAAGCAGCCATGTCTTTCACTCACTCACCGGCCACACTACAGTAAGAACCAGATGTAGCTGTCTGTTCATCAGCTCAAGCGAGACGAGAAGGGAGACAGCTGTGAACGAATGACAGAAGCGACAGCAGACACGCCGTGAATCCAAGAGATGGAAAAATAATTAGTCCTGAAGCCATTTTACCAGATACAGAACTGAAGGTTCATAACAATGACTCTGAGTTAAATAGAGGTTAAGTTGTATCCTGACTTTTGTGGGCAGATAGCAAGGTAtgtaataagttaaaaaaataagaccAGGCATATATCTCAATGGTAGAACATTGCCTATTATGCATGAGGCCCttggttcaatcctcagcaacatactcacacgcacacacactcggagagagtgagagagaaaaacaggcaAGTCTAGTCATGTAGGCCTGCAATACCAGCTATGCAAGAGAATTAAGAGTTCaaagtgcacacttttaatcctagcattcgggaggcagaggcaggtggatctttgtgtgtttggggccagcctggtctacagagcaagttccaggacagccaggatacatagagaaaccctgtgtcaaaaaaacaaaagcaaacaaataaacaaacaaaaagtttaaagCTCCTGCCTGAGCTGCAGAGTAAGTTTCTAGACCAGTATGAATAATATACTGAAGTGTTTCAAAGTTTAGTGCAGGGTGGgaaatgcagctcagtggtagagtgctttgctgagaaaaaggaagaaggaaaggaaaaaggaaaggaaagtagagagggaggaagggaggaagggaggaagggaggaagggaggaaggaaggaaggaaggaaggaaggaaggaaggaaggaaggaaggaaggaaggaaagaaggaaggaaggaaacaatatACCTAGCAGGCACTTTGGGTGCCCTGCATGCCCTCTCCCACTCACACTATCACAGGCACATTTCTCTGGCCAATGGTTGCCATGGCTTTGTCAACTGCGGTGTGGAGAGGAGCTTTGTACTGAGTACAGTACACACTTTcggtcccagctcttgggaggcagaggcaggcagctctcgtTGAGTCCGATTGCAGTCTGTTCTGGTGAGCTGCAGACCAGCCAGCTAAGGGCTAcactagtgagaccctgtctcaaaaaaataaaggaagaaaggaaggaaagaaagtgtgTAGACAAGATGACTTAAAGTCACAGGGACAGTGTTAGCAGAGGCAGCAGACCCGGGATGCAGGGGCTCTTGCCCTTGGCGGGAACACATTtgcatcacacacacaagcatctcTGTTCCATCAGGGTGCGGTGAGGCCACAATCAGACTGCaggtggagggaggtggggaggacaaTGTAGAAGAGGATGGGAAATGTGGGGCACAGGCTGGCAGGTGCCTAGTGCTTGGAGAGGAATGGAAGATGCAGCTGGAGAGAACCGAAGGGCTGGCCCCATTTCCCTTTGAccattttcccttcctccctgaaCCATTACTGCCACTGCCTCACGTGGTTAAGTTTAGATGTGGGTTGGGAGGTGTTAAGAGTAGGGTGGTTAGCAGGGTCCAGTGTGGAGGGACAAGGCGCTAAGGCTTCAAACAAAAAGCTTCACACAGAGCGTGACCACGAGAGCAACAGCAGCGCCCAACTGTGGACACTGCCTTGTTTGAGCTGAGGCCCAATTAATCATGGCTAAGCCACTTTAACCCGCAGAGCGTGTCTCCTTGCTGCTAAATAAGGACTATGTCCCAGGCGTTTTGTAAAGATAGATGAGATAATGCACGTCAAAGACCTTTGTCAACTACCAAATACTATTTACATCAAAGTTTACCACGTGGAGTGATTCCCAAAGTAAGGTACTGGTCTGTCTTTACCACTACCTACCTGTCTCTTACATAGTCAGATGGGGTGTCTGAGGGATGCCAGGCCTGAGCCGTTGGCAGTACACAGGCTGAGGGTAACAACGTAGTGGCTACATCAAGAGCAGAGTCTCAGTCCCTGGCCTGGCAAGCCCGGCCTGAAGTTAGACCCTTACCAGCCTACCTCCCTCTTCTTAGGGAAACTGCTGTCTGTGGAGACGTCCTGACTCTTGCTGTATCAGCTACCAGCCATCACTGTGCTGATGGTCACTTAGCCCCTCGGTTATGTGAGACCAATACCAGGGGGTAGAAAACGAGGTCAAGGCAGCATTCTGAAAGCAGCTCGGCTGCCGCTGTTTCTAGAGTTTTGCCTGAGTTGAATCTGTCCTGTTGAACTGGAGGGGAGCCTTGTCCCCCTGAGGGATAGAGGTCAAACCACTGAACAGGAGACCAGAAGGAAATAAGCCTCATGATGTACACCTGCAATTCTAGTTACTCAGAAGACAGGGGAATCAcatgttcaaagtcagcctgggttgCAGGGTGATTTTAAAGTCAATGTATAAGATTAGTGAGTCTGACTCAACAAGTATGAGGGCTGGGGATAGTTTAGTGGGAAATCGTTTGCCTAGCATGAGGAGGCCCGGGGGGTCAATCCCGAGCACTGAAGTGGGGACAGCCAGGTCTTAAGACTCTGGGCTGACTCAAACCTCATGAGCTAGGGCAGTCTAAACAGCAAGTACTGGACTGAGCCCTTACTACCCTGACATAGAATGCAAACAGTAGTCCTGGAATTTGAAAGGCACCTTCGCCCCTGCCACAGGACAGCCCACCCTGAGAGCCCAAAACCGAGGTCCCATCTCAAGGACCTTTCGGCTCACACAAAGGGTGGGACTCTGGCACTCTCTTGCCTGTCTGGGCTGCACGGTTCCAGTACCAGAAGGCAAGGGAGTGATGGAAAAGCAGCTACCAAGTGGTGGGCGCTGCAACACGCCCCCCTGCCCCCATGATTGACAGTGGCTGTCTTTCACTTCCTGTGAGATTGGCAGTTGGGGCCCAGCTAGGTGTGGGACTCAGACAGCTCTGGTGTGGTTATTTGCACAGGCTCTTcttgcctcccctccccacaacTGTTTCCATTCTCACCACGCAGTCACGTCCGGGCCATGCACACAGGACAGCAGCTGGGGCTTTCCAAGGGACTTCCGAGAAAGCCAGTGAAAGCTTGGGTGCTGGCTCTACAGCCTGGGCACACTCTTGGGGAAACCTTCTTCCTTATAGGAGGGAGGTTCCAGCCTGGCGGAGTTGCTCTACCAAGCCCCTTTCTGACTGACTCCCAGCTGAAGAACTCATATGCTGAGCTCTTATTTTAGATGACCAGAAAACTCCTTCAACAGCTCAGTTAGAACTGAGGGTGATAACCTTAGAGCTTGACGGCACAGGTCTCAGTGGGTACCCGAGTGGATGTGCGCGGCCTGGTCACTACCAACTTCTTTCCATAGGCAGGGAAGAGACAAGTGGAGCCAGGACACAACCACTCAGCCAGGGCAGAAGACTTTCTCACGTTTCCCACAAGTATTATGGAGCCTGGTTTCCAGAGTGTGGTGCAGGTGCCTCTGCTAGCAAGGTGGTACTCCCCCAGCAGGGAGGTTCTGGACATTACCCCAATTTTGACTAATCATATTGAATAGCTAATAACTGGTGAGCAAATTTCACATATTACTCTTTATTATTTgacctttttgagacaaggcctcactataAAGACCAGAGGGGTCTTGAGCTAACCCCAACTTCAGCTTCCAGGtgttgggattccaggcatgtgccacatCTGGCCCTTTTAGACTAgctacatcattttatttttcatttccagtctTTAGAATCCAGAGTAAACAGACAGGATGAACAGTTCACTCCCGTTTTACAGATGGAAActgaagaaaactaaaacaagaatACAATGGtacactttttattataaaaactacCCATTTTGGTCAGTGTGACATTCATTACCCATGGGCTTCCTCCTAGACCAGAGGAGAGCCTGCCTTCCGTGCAAACACAAAAACAGACCAGGACCCAACAGCCACTAAGGCTAGTAAGAGAAATGTGAAATGAAAAGGAGAgacaaagggaggaagaaagaggggtaCAAACAGGGCAATGGGGTAAGGGGACTAAGGTCATGGATTCCTTCAAAGGAGACTGCTGCATCAGGTCTAGGTGGGACACTTGGCTTCCAGTCAGAGGGGTTACCTTCATCAGGACTGCAGATCCGACAATATGCCGGCTAGCACAGCAGAAAGGCTGTACCCTGCAGCCTCAAACGCAGGCCAGAGAGAGAAAGGCCTGGCCTCAGAGCTCACAAGGCAAGTGAGCCATCACTGTGAGAGAGACAGGAACATAGGCATGGTCACAGCTTTAAGTGTATcccaaaagtttattttattggtaTCTGACAAAGGCAGAGCCTTGGGCAGGGGTAGGAACCAGCCTCTTACTCTCCTCCATCAGTCTCTGAGACTCCACCCAGCAGACACTCCCACTTCACCAGGCCTCAGAGAAAGTGAAATGACTCAAGGGCCGGATGTGCTGCTTTCACGGGAGTCTGCTGATGCTGAGACAGAGGGCAGGGAGCATCTGGAGTTCCGCCTGTTTAGTTCCACGAAAACAAGCACGGGCCAGAAGAAGAGAGACGACACCGTGGGCTGCACCTAGCTAGGTCTTTATTGCTGTGTCTCTGGATTTGTAGGCCACTCCCCGACTTTTCAGCTCCCGAACAATTCCTatgacaggaaaagaaacagtCCCATGAGAGAGCCACAGGGATAAAGCCACTCAACCTGCCTGCCACTGTGAACCGAGGATGCCCGATTATTACCTAAAATCCTGGCAAAGAGCAGGGGACAACTAAAAGTAGGACTCACACAATCACCAAAAACAAAggtttggccgggcggtggtggcacacgcctttaatcccagcacttgggaggcagaggcaggcggatctctgtgtgtttgaggccggctttgtctatgtagtgagttccaagacaggctctaaaactacacagagaaactccgtcGTGAACACCCCatccccaaagaaacaaacaaatgaaaccccCACAAAAGTATGAAGCCAAATGTCTGGGTGATATCAGTCAGGTTACTCCTGTTAAATCACATAAAAGACTAGCTTCTCCTGGGCCCGCACAGAAACACTGTTGCAATTGTTATTACCTTGGGGCAGGCGACCAGTGACTGACACAGCATATACACCTGGCTTAAAGTTACCTGAGGAAGAAAGCAGATTACAATGGGAATGAGTTAAGATTGGAGACCAATGGAGAATTAAGCCAAAAATGGAAGAGGGGTGGAGGGgtgtatgtgtgcccacacacatatggaGATGGGAAGACAACTttaagtcagctctctccttccatgtggatTCCCAGGATCAGACTTAGGTTGTCCTGgcattgctgagccatcttgccagcctcaaGACTCAGCTTTCCCACCCAGAACAGCACAAGCTGCCCATTTATGGCATCCCCGCAGACCCTCAGGcacattcccagcactgcagaggccagGGTGAGAACACTTACTGACTCGCTGCCACTTGGAGACCCAGCTGTCTTCTGGGCTCATCATCGCGATGATCCTAGAGAGGGAAATTCATTCAGCCTGAGCCTGCCTGAAGAGCGGGCACTGAGCAAGCCATAGCCCCGGGAGAGCAATCTGAGGAGAAAGTCATCACCAGAGAGCTGGCACAGTTCTAGCGCTGGGAAGGAGCTGACTTAGGAGGGAGTCACAGTGATCTTTCAGTCTCTGTCCTCGGCCAGCCAGTGAGAAGAGCTTTATACACAGATGACCAGTACTGACTATGACCAGCCCAATCACTAGGGGCTGGAGCCTGCTGCAAAGGACTCAAAACAATGGATTGTTTTACTAGAAATGAACGAGACTTGACCAAGCCCGTTCTCTAATGAGCTGTGCAGTCTGGAGACATTTCACAGACCTTCACCAATGGGACTCGGGCCTACAAAGTTCCTAGTGCGGAGACTGACAGAGCAGACAAGGACCACTTCTTATTCCAACAATCCTCTGGCAGGTGGCTGCCTCCACATGATGGCAGTGAGCAGAAAGGCGGCTGAAGGGCTAGGAAGGCACTATGCGAGCAGGCAGGCACTATGGAGTCACAGAGGTTATTTCTGTTCCTCACCCAGTAGTTCCGTACTCTGAACTGTCAGGTCTGTTCTAGGAACTGACTCGTGTTGACTGCCTCCCCAAGGCCATTTTGCTTCCCTGGCAACAATGCTAGAGTCTATGCTTTTGCTCATGGTTTGAGTGGAACTGATCTCACTTCCAGGAGTGGCAAGAAGGGTAGGAAGAGCTAGATGGCTCCGCAGGCGGATCCAGGACAGGCATGCACAAAGGCTTTCCTCCCACCATCAGTACTCTCTGCCCTCACAACCTACCCTTCCAGTCGACAACTTATTACCCAAATGACTGAACCTAAAGACAATGCCCCACTTCTCCAAACATGCCGGGTGTTCctaccctctgcctctgcttcagtcaTACTTTTATTTGAAATGTTCTTTTTACCTCATCTCAACTTCCTACAATCCTATAGTTCTAGTTAGGCTTAAGCAGgcaagcctgcaatcccagctactctggaggctgaggcaggaagatttcaagTCCAAGGTCTGTTTGCCCAACTTAAAATGatgctgtttcaaaaataaaaagtcaagaaGAGGGCTGcagacattttctctctctctctctgaggtaGAACATTAGCTTTGGCATTTGCAAAGGCCCTATGTTCAATCTTCAataatatacatgaaataataaacaaaaatgaaaaaaagaatcttaTAGTTCTCTCAGATAAACATCTACCTCCCCCGACTTCTGACTAAAATAACGTAGCTCTCCTCTGACTTTCTTATTCTCTAAAACTTAATATGCACTAGAATATACAACTCAATAGTAACAAAATAAACCAGATTTAAAAAGTGGGAAAAACAGAATTGGGGATATACTTCAGTCAGCAGAGTGCTAACTTCGGATGTCCTAATCTGGCTTCCAGTGGGTGTGGTAGTGTACagctttaattctagcatgcaggaggtagaggcaggaggatcaggaatcaTCCTCTATTATACACCAAATTTGAAGTTAGtttgggctgcatgagaccctgcctcaaaacagggtggcaggggaggggcttttttaaaatttcttttcttctctgttctttccttcccttccctttccttccttcctttctttttttttttttttaaagctcagagtggcctcaaactcttgatcctcctgtctctacttctcaaatgctgggactacagtAGCACACCATCACGGCCAAAGGATATGAACGGATTATAAACATGTAAGACAAGTGACATTGGGCTTGGAAtgcagctcagtgacagagaGCTTGCTTAGGGCATGTAAGATGTGAAGTTCAATCTCTAGCGTTgaagaaaagaactttaaaaaaattatatttatttatttattatgtatataatattctgtctgcaggccagaagagagtaccagacctcattacagatggctgtgagccaccatatggttgccgggaattgaactcaggacctttggaagaacaggcaatgctcttaccactgagccatttctccagccccagaaaaaaactttttaaaatggcTTTAGCAATAATAAAAGACCAATGTTATTAATTACtagggaaatataaatcaaaccCACAAGATATTTCCTACCTATCTATTATGGTGGTAATTACAGATATAGCCTGTAGTCATGAGGATGAGTCTTAaaccttaaaaaacaacaaacgaAAGCCAGgcaagacacacacctttaatcccagcatttgggagacagaggcaggcagatttctgtgagtttgaggccagcctggtctacagagcaagttccaggacagtcagggagacaaagaaactctgtctcaaaaataaaaacaaaaactaacaaccaactaaacaaacaaaaaatacaagaacaaaaacccagaaagtaACAGGCAGTGGTGAGGAGGAAAGAAATTGGAACCTTCaagttttttgtttcattaaataGTTGTTACATTGTGATATAACAAATCTACTCATGATATAAAACCAAAAGCTCCA
The Microtus pennsylvanicus isolate mMicPen1 chromosome 11, mMicPen1.hap1, whole genome shotgun sequence genome window above contains:
- the Supt4h1 gene encoding transcription elongation factor SPT4 isoform X1, which codes for MALETVPKDLRHLRACLLCSLVKTIDQFEYDGCDNCEAYLQMKGNREMVYDCTSSSFDGIIAMMSPEDSWVSKWQRVSNFKPGVYAVSVTGRLPQGIVRELKSRGVAYKSRDTAIKT